Proteins co-encoded in one Halodesulfovibrio sp. MK-HDV genomic window:
- a CDS encoding YaiI/YqxD family protein, translated as MQIWVDADACPKVIKEVLFTVAVRRKVKTTLVANSHLSVPSSPYLDFIRVGAGFDVADNEIVELANSGDLVITADIPLADKIVEKGATALNPRGQLYTEENIKGLLRMRHLMEELRSGGMVSGGPAPLGARDKQDFTNQLDKFVTRRLKEEE; from the coding sequence ATGCAAATATGGGTAGATGCAGATGCGTGCCCCAAGGTGATAAAAGAAGTTCTTTTTACGGTTGCTGTGCGACGTAAGGTTAAGACCACGCTTGTTGCAAATAGCCATTTGTCAGTTCCCTCTTCACCGTATCTTGATTTTATCCGCGTGGGTGCGGGGTTTGATGTGGCGGATAATGAAATTGTGGAGCTTGCAAATTCAGGTGACCTAGTCATTACCGCCGATATCCCCCTTGCTGATAAAATTGTTGAAAAGGGTGCAACCGCCCTGAACCCACGAGGCCAGCTGTATACGGAAGAGAACATTAAAGGTTTGCTTCGTATGCGTCATCTTATGGAAGAACTTAGAAGCGGCGGCATGGTTTCCGGCGGTCCAGCACCACTGGGTGCCCGTGATAAGCAGGATTTTACCAACCAGTTGGATAAGTTTGTGACTCGAAGATTGAAAGAAGAAGAGTAG
- the lptE gene encoding LPS assembly lipoprotein LptE has translation MTFPTLSSASRIFAVLCLLASLSLTGCGYSLTNNQPSLFGSGSSTMRIREVKNSTIYPWINQVVRSCMYDEITDRNIAVMTASESSDYSMVIDIERFTINSRVLGTKEETLEYTITLTFSATVYDSKNEEIWTSNSTSLSRSYPTSDARFAGTQITNLVVQAMVDKMRNTF, from the coding sequence ATGACGTTTCCTACATTATCTTCTGCATCCCGCATCTTTGCCGTTCTTTGCTTACTTGCATCTCTTTCCCTTACGGGTTGCGGATACTCCCTAACAAACAACCAGCCAAGCCTTTTTGGCTCTGGCTCTTCAACCATGCGTATCAGAGAAGTTAAAAACTCTACAATTTACCCATGGATCAATCAGGTTGTTCGTTCCTGCATGTATGACGAAATTACCGATAGAAATATCGCTGTGATGACCGCTTCAGAGTCCTCTGATTACAGCATGGTTATTGATATCGAAAGATTCACTATCAATAGCCGAGTTCTTGGTACTAAAGAAGAAACTCTTGAATACACAATCACTCTGACATTCAGTGCTACTGTGTATGACTCTAAAAACGAAGAAATCTGGACATCGAACAGTACATCACTTTCCCGTTCATACCCGACATCTGATGCCCGTTTTGCTGGCACACAAATTACAAATTTAGTTGTTCAGGCTATGGTCGATAAAATGCGTAATACATTCTAG
- the holA gene encoding DNA polymerase III subunit delta, with product MPRPGFSICVCPDIQLTKNYIDTLLQDNPAPEGAWAKHVYWSDEGLPPVFWENLTLQGLFASPKVLIIRNAQNLPIDAWRKLSTALGQFNPLAWVIICLEAPYDRGKPKIPAAVKKLPCWQLAETKAWVWQSAGLTERAMRGFIEQWAAKNEIFIDTKIVNALSHVLPQDASAAKNELDKLALAAGDSRTITDEHIKDISHDADMDIFAFINALQSGSAPEKVWKKVISSQAAGDAMIFSFLAMLLREARILWQLYAGENVRLPSNIAQQKKRLATNLGPVRLSKIWDLALEAEMGIKTGERKPEQAMEILVAGLLALFTSQK from the coding sequence ATGCCAAGACCCGGATTTTCCATTTGCGTCTGCCCAGATATTCAGCTGACGAAGAACTACATTGACACTCTGTTGCAAGACAACCCTGCTCCTGAAGGAGCATGGGCAAAACACGTCTACTGGAGTGACGAAGGATTACCGCCTGTTTTCTGGGAAAATCTCACATTGCAAGGGTTGTTCGCATCGCCCAAGGTACTTATAATTCGCAACGCACAGAACCTTCCTATTGATGCGTGGCGCAAGTTAAGTACAGCCTTAGGACAATTTAATCCTCTGGCATGGGTCATCATTTGTCTGGAAGCACCATACGACAGAGGTAAGCCAAAAATTCCTGCCGCTGTTAAAAAACTTCCATGCTGGCAACTTGCAGAAACGAAAGCATGGGTGTGGCAGTCTGCCGGACTTACAGAGCGCGCCATGCGCGGCTTTATTGAGCAATGGGCAGCGAAAAATGAAATATTCATTGATACAAAAATCGTGAATGCCCTTTCGCATGTGTTACCGCAGGATGCTTCCGCGGCAAAGAACGAGCTGGATAAGCTTGCATTGGCTGCCGGAGATTCCCGCACTATCACGGACGAGCATATTAAAGATATTTCGCATGATGCTGATATGGACATATTCGCGTTCATTAACGCATTGCAATCCGGTAGCGCTCCTGAAAAAGTATGGAAAAAAGTTATCTCCAGCCAAGCTGCCGGTGATGCTATGATCTTTTCATTCCTTGCAATGCTCCTGCGTGAAGCACGTATACTATGGCAGCTGTATGCAGGAGAAAACGTACGGTTACCATCCAATATTGCGCAACAAAAAAAGCGTCTCGCCACCAATCTTGGTCCTGTACGTCTTTCAAAGATATGGGACTTAGCTCTTGAAGCCGAAATGGGAATCAAAACTGGAGAGCGCAAACCAGAGCAGGCAATGGAAATATTAGTTGCCGGTCTTCTTGCACTTTTCACTTCCCAAAAATAG
- the radC gene encoding DNA repair protein RadC — MTEKAHYHGHRKRLREKLNKDEQALADYEILELVLGTVILRSDTKPLAKELLNRFGTLRGVLDAQDEDLRQLKGFGDSLVSHWKLLRELFSRYMESGISEKKQLSSPAEVAEMARIRLGRKEKEEFWAAFLDNQNRLISWERISTGTVNTTMIYPRELMEQALQRKASSLVIVHNHPGGNLTPSSPDIEITRHIVQAGRILGIRLLDHLIITADTYYSLKDEGHM; from the coding sequence ATGACAGAAAAAGCTCACTATCATGGACACAGAAAGCGTCTGCGCGAAAAATTAAACAAAGACGAGCAGGCGCTGGCGGATTACGAAATTCTTGAACTTGTACTTGGTACGGTAATTTTACGTTCTGATACAAAGCCACTTGCAAAAGAATTATTGAACCGCTTTGGCACCCTACGAGGCGTACTTGATGCGCAGGACGAAGACCTGCGTCAACTTAAAGGCTTCGGTGACTCTCTTGTAAGCCATTGGAAACTGTTGCGGGAACTTTTCTCCCGATACATGGAATCTGGTATTTCAGAAAAAAAACAGCTTTCCAGCCCTGCCGAAGTGGCAGAAATGGCGCGCATTAGATTAGGCCGAAAAGAAAAAGAAGAGTTCTGGGCTGCTTTTTTAGACAACCAGAACAGACTTATCTCGTGGGAACGAATTTCAACCGGGACAGTTAATACCACCATGATCTACCCAAGGGAGCTCATGGAGCAGGCATTGCAGCGCAAAGCCAGTTCATTGGTAATTGTCCACAACCATCCGGGCGGGAACCTAACACCTTCTTCTCCGGATATAGAAATAACACGGCATATTGTTCAGGCTGGACGCATATTAGGAATCAGACTGCTCGACCATCTCATTATTACTGCGGACACGTACTACAGCCTAAAAGACGAGGGACACATGTAA
- a CDS encoding acylphosphatase — translation MARQRYIVTGKVQGVGFRYWTHHTAFSLGLHGWVRNLPDGSIELVADGDISTLQQFEEELWQGPIKGQVATVTPCDTNLREPLSGFSMH, via the coding sequence ATGGCCAGACAGCGCTATATAGTAACGGGGAAAGTGCAAGGGGTAGGTTTCCGATATTGGACACACCACACAGCTTTTTCGTTAGGCCTGCATGGCTGGGTACGTAATCTTCCTGACGGGAGTATTGAGTTGGTTGCAGACGGTGACATTTCCACCCTGCAACAGTTTGAAGAAGAACTTTGGCAAGGGCCCATAAAGGGTCAGGTTGCCACGGTTACACCGTGTGATACAAATTTACGGGAACCACTCTCAGGGTTTTCCATGCATTAA
- the lon gene encoding endopeptidase La yields the protein MTEDMMNSTPIITEEEVLSGALEHDMDGTLPEFPAELPVLPVRDIVVFNYMILPLFVGREKSIQAVDAALNGSRYMMITTQKDEATEDPSPEDLHTTGTVVMIMRMLKMPDGRLKVLVQGVSRAKIERFTSTDPYLVAEVNGLEEIEIEEISVETEAMMRAVREQSEEILSLRGVATSEIMSVLNTVHDPGRLADLIAANLRLKVPDAQVILECNDPIERLDRVNQQLQKESEVANVQARIQSMAREGMDKAQRDYYLREQLKAIRTELGEGESAEEEAEELAEALNKAGLPKDVRKEATKQLRRLTAMHPESSEASVVRSYLEWLSELPWKKMSRDRLDILKAQEILDEDHYGLEKVKDRILEYLSVRKLNPKSKGPILCFAGPPGVGKTSLGRSIARSLGRKFQRISLGGMRDEAEIRGHRRTYVGAMPGRIIQTMKLMGTRNPVIMLDEIDKLGSDFRGDPSSALLEVLDPEQNNNFSDHYLNVPFDLSKVMFICTANQLDTIPGPLRDRMEIIQIPGYTMQEKTRIARRYLLPRQAEENGLGKDEVSIPDNVLSKIVQEYTREAGLRNLEREIGSVCRKLARQKAEGTAGPYKVTAKTLQKLLGIPRFIDEEKDAVMIPGVAQGLAWTPYGGVILNIEVTLMKGKGKLTLTGQLGDVMKESAQAALSYARANAAELTIDADFLEKHDIHIHVPAGATPKDGPSAGVTLLIALISALTGKPVNQNLCMTGEITLRGRVLPVGGIKEKILAGVARGLEQVCIPKQNEKDLEDVPADLLKKIEVHTASHIQDIIPLAFTK from the coding sequence ATGACCGAAGATATGATGAACAGCACACCGATCATAACTGAAGAAGAAGTTCTTTCCGGAGCGTTAGAGCACGACATGGATGGCACCTTACCGGAATTTCCAGCGGAACTTCCAGTACTGCCGGTTCGAGATATTGTCGTCTTCAACTATATGATACTTCCGCTCTTTGTCGGGCGTGAAAAATCTATTCAGGCTGTAGACGCTGCCCTTAACGGTAGCCGTTACATGATGATTACAACACAGAAGGACGAGGCCACAGAAGATCCTTCTCCTGAAGATCTGCACACTACAGGCACAGTTGTAATGATCATGCGTATGCTTAAAATGCCTGACGGGCGCCTTAAGGTTCTCGTGCAGGGTGTAAGCCGCGCAAAAATTGAACGTTTCACCAGCACAGATCCGTACCTTGTGGCTGAAGTAAACGGTCTGGAAGAAATCGAAATTGAAGAGATTTCCGTTGAAACAGAAGCAATGATGCGTGCTGTCCGTGAACAGAGTGAAGAAATTCTCTCTCTGCGCGGTGTGGCAACATCTGAAATTATGTCTGTTCTCAACACAGTACATGATCCGGGCCGTCTTGCAGATTTGATTGCAGCAAATCTGCGTTTGAAAGTACCGGACGCACAAGTAATTCTCGAATGCAACGATCCTATTGAACGCCTTGACCGCGTAAATCAGCAGCTCCAGAAAGAATCTGAAGTGGCTAATGTACAGGCACGCATTCAGTCCATGGCTCGTGAAGGTATGGATAAAGCACAGCGCGACTATTACCTGCGTGAACAGCTTAAAGCTATCCGCACCGAACTCGGTGAAGGTGAAAGCGCTGAAGAAGAAGCTGAAGAGCTTGCAGAAGCACTGAACAAAGCAGGTCTTCCTAAAGACGTTCGTAAAGAAGCAACTAAGCAGTTACGCCGTCTAACCGCTATGCATCCAGAATCTTCTGAAGCAAGTGTTGTGCGCAGCTACCTTGAGTGGCTTTCTGAACTGCCTTGGAAAAAAATGTCTCGTGATCGCCTTGATATCCTCAAAGCGCAGGAAATTCTCGACGAAGATCACTATGGACTGGAAAAAGTTAAAGACCGTATTCTTGAATACCTTTCCGTCCGTAAACTCAATCCAAAATCCAAAGGACCTATCCTTTGTTTCGCGGGCCCTCCGGGTGTTGGTAAAACGTCTCTCGGACGTTCCATTGCCCGTTCTCTTGGCCGCAAATTCCAGCGCATCTCCCTTGGCGGTATGCGTGACGAAGCAGAAATCCGAGGCCATCGCCGCACCTACGTTGGCGCTATGCCGGGTCGTATCATTCAGACTATGAAACTTATGGGTACACGTAACCCTGTTATCATGCTGGATGAAATTGACAAGCTCGGCTCCGACTTCAGAGGCGACCCTTCTTCTGCTTTGCTCGAAGTGCTTGATCCGGAACAGAACAACAATTTCTCAGATCACTACTTAAACGTACCTTTTGATCTGTCCAAAGTTATGTTCATCTGCACCGCAAACCAGTTGGATACAATCCCTGGCCCATTGCGTGACCGCATGGAAATTATCCAGATTCCTGGATACACCATGCAGGAAAAAACTCGTATTGCACGTCGTTACCTGCTGCCTCGTCAGGCAGAAGAAAACGGCTTGGGTAAAGATGAAGTTTCTATTCCAGACAACGTGCTGTCCAAAATTGTTCAGGAATACACACGCGAAGCCGGTCTGCGTAACCTTGAACGCGAAATTGGCTCTGTATGCCGCAAGCTTGCACGTCAAAAAGCAGAAGGCACCGCTGGTCCTTACAAAGTAACAGCAAAAACTCTTCAGAAACTTCTCGGTATCCCACGCTTCATTGATGAAGAAAAAGATGCTGTGATGATTCCGGGTGTTGCGCAAGGCCTTGCATGGACTCCATACGGCGGCGTAATTCTTAACATCGAAGTTACCCTTATGAAGGGTAAAGGCAAACTGACACTTACAGGTCAGCTTGGCGATGTTATGAAAGAATCTGCTCAGGCAGCTCTCAGCTACGCCCGTGCAAACGCAGCAGAACTGACTATTGATGCAGACTTCCTTGAGAAGCATGACATCCATATTCACGTTCCTGCCGGTGCGACACCTAAAGATGGTCCATCTGCCGGTGTAACACTTCTTATTGCACTTATCTCTGCGCTTACAGGCAAGCCTGTGAATCAGAACCTGTGTATGACTGGTGAGATTACATTACGCGGACGCGTTCTGCCTGTTGGCGGCATCAAAGAAAAAATTCTTGCCGGTGTTGCTCGCGGATTGGAACAAGTATGCATTCCTAAACAGAATGAAAAAGACCTTGAAGATGTTCCAGCTGATCTACTCAAAAAAATTGAAGTACACACAGCTTCACACATTCAGGATATCATCCCGTTAGCTTTCACTAAATAA
- the recQ gene encoding DNA helicase RecQ: MNQTPLDILRTTYGFRDFRGKQEEIINHMIDGGDALVIMPTGSGKSLCYQLPSIVRNGTGIIVSPLIALMQDQVNELVQMGVRAAFLNSTQSPQEQSMVEQQLRNGELDMVYVAPERLVTPVFLAMLDVIKPALFTIDEAHCVSQWGHDFRPEYTRLSILRERFPQVPLIALTATADDPTRKDIAEQLHLQKAPAFATGFDRPNITYSIQNRERGLDQLFGFIRTNYKDESGIVYCQSRKKVEDIASKLVDAGFNALPYHAGMSAIQRNHNQSKFMMEENVIMVATIAFGMGVNKPNVRFVVHLGLPKSLEAYHQETGRAGRDGLPADALLLYNLQDIVLARRMISRSAPNRAIIEQHKFSSLLGFVETTECRRNVILSYFGEHREEKCGNCDTCLYPVETWDGTIVAQKALSCVYRTGQRFGATHLTDILIGNLTKRVTEHEHNHIKTFACGKELGKETWKGVFRQLVASQMLESDPENGSLRLNEASWQILRSEKTISLRRESLSATAVKHVDKKETDAAMQDALRLPDANQLLDLLKMERTRVSREQNIPPYSVLPDKTLIELVAYRPTQKDDLCNIHGIGQTKLAMYGDLMLTVLINFEAEYGRPEALPPLPQRAAAKQKKKDAGKTITDTVQKSIDLFKQFGDVHQVAAERSLVEGTVYGHIARAVELGEIELAAVTAQLAAEEIESIRSEVAAAIGTGTGIKGAHTALQGKYDYGLLRCIAVDLKNAGSEEW, translated from the coding sequence ATGAACCAGACTCCATTAGATATTCTTCGGACTACATACGGCTTTCGAGATTTTAGAGGCAAGCAGGAAGAAATCATCAATCATATGATTGATGGTGGCGATGCGCTTGTCATTATGCCTACAGGCAGCGGCAAGTCACTTTGCTATCAGTTACCTTCCATCGTTCGTAACGGTACAGGCATTATCGTTTCACCACTGATTGCTCTTATGCAGGATCAGGTGAACGAGTTAGTGCAAATGGGTGTACGGGCGGCTTTTCTAAACTCGACCCAAAGTCCGCAAGAACAGAGCATGGTGGAGCAGCAGCTACGCAACGGCGAGCTGGACATGGTATACGTTGCTCCTGAACGTCTTGTTACTCCTGTATTCCTCGCAATGCTGGATGTAATCAAACCGGCACTGTTTACCATTGATGAAGCCCACTGTGTTTCCCAATGGGGTCACGACTTCAGACCGGAGTACACACGCCTTTCTATTCTACGTGAACGCTTCCCGCAGGTACCGCTTATCGCTCTCACGGCGACGGCTGATGACCCTACCCGTAAAGACATTGCAGAACAGCTGCATCTTCAGAAAGCTCCTGCCTTTGCAACAGGGTTTGACCGTCCTAACATTACCTATTCTATTCAGAACCGTGAGCGCGGACTTGATCAACTTTTCGGCTTTATCCGCACCAACTACAAAGATGAGTCCGGCATTGTATATTGCCAATCCCGTAAAAAAGTTGAAGATATCGCTTCCAAGCTCGTTGATGCCGGATTTAATGCTCTGCCATACCACGCGGGCATGAGTGCTATCCAGCGTAACCACAACCAGTCTAAATTCATGATGGAAGAAAACGTCATCATGGTTGCAACCATTGCTTTCGGCATGGGGGTCAACAAACCGAACGTACGTTTCGTAGTACATCTTGGACTACCTAAAAGTCTCGAAGCATACCATCAGGAGACTGGACGTGCAGGTCGTGACGGTCTTCCGGCAGACGCGCTGCTTCTATACAACCTGCAAGATATTGTACTTGCACGTCGTATGATCTCACGCTCTGCGCCCAATCGCGCCATCATTGAGCAACACAAATTTAGTTCCCTACTCGGATTCGTTGAAACCACCGAATGCCGCCGCAACGTTATCCTTTCCTACTTCGGGGAACACCGCGAAGAAAAATGCGGAAACTGTGACACCTGTCTGTATCCGGTTGAAACGTGGGACGGCACAATCGTGGCACAAAAAGCACTGTCCTGCGTCTACAGAACCGGTCAACGGTTTGGTGCAACACACCTCACAGATATCTTAATCGGTAACCTCACCAAACGTGTTACCGAGCACGAGCACAACCACATTAAGACATTCGCCTGTGGTAAAGAGCTTGGGAAAGAAACATGGAAAGGTGTGTTCAGGCAGCTTGTCGCTTCCCAGATGCTTGAATCTGATCCGGAAAACGGCAGCCTGAGACTTAATGAAGCAAGCTGGCAAATTTTACGTAGTGAGAAAACAATTTCGCTACGCCGCGAATCTCTTTCCGCCACAGCTGTAAAGCACGTGGACAAAAAAGAGACAGACGCGGCTATGCAGGATGCCCTGCGTCTCCCTGATGCAAACCAACTCTTGGACTTGCTCAAAATGGAACGTACACGGGTCTCTCGTGAACAAAACATCCCACCGTACTCTGTGCTGCCGGATAAGACTCTTATTGAGCTTGTAGCGTACCGTCCTACGCAAAAAGACGACCTCTGCAATATCCACGGTATCGGTCAAACAAAGCTTGCCATGTATGGTGACCTTATGTTGACCGTACTTATCAACTTTGAAGCAGAATACGGTAGACCGGAGGCGCTTCCACCACTGCCGCAGCGAGCTGCTGCAAAGCAGAAAAAGAAAGACGCCGGAAAAACAATTACCGACACCGTGCAAAAATCGATTGATCTGTTCAAACAGTTTGGAGATGTCCACCAAGTTGCTGCCGAGCGTAGTCTTGTTGAAGGAACTGTCTACGGACACATTGCACGAGCAGTTGAGTTGGGCGAAATTGAATTAGCAGCGGTCACAGCGCAACTTGCAGCCGAAGAAATTGAATCTATCCGGTCAGAGGTTGCTGCGGCTATCGGTACCGGAACTGGCATTAAAGGGGCGCATACCGCCTTACAGGGAAAATATGACTATGGTCTGCTTCGTTGTATCGCCGTTGATCTAAAAAACGCCGGTTCTGAAGAATGGTAA
- a CDS encoding MoaD/ThiS family protein: MQIEIKCFATLSDFTPEGNALAVDDGATIQQVIDTLGITVEDVKIMFINGKHESLESVLKEGDRLGLFPAVGGG, encoded by the coding sequence ATGCAGATAGAAATTAAATGCTTCGCCACACTTTCTGATTTTACACCGGAAGGAAATGCTCTGGCTGTTGATGATGGTGCAACCATCCAGCAGGTTATAGATACTCTCGGTATTACAGTAGAAGATGTGAAGATTATGTTCATTAACGGAAAGCACGAATCACTTGAAAGCGTGTTGAAGGAAGGAGATCGACTTGGTCTTTTCCCTGCCGTTGGTGGCGGTTAA
- a CDS encoding GAF domain-containing protein, translating to MENKTAPSGVEYLEDRVARLEDQARFTLDALELAASLGDFQVSISSLHEPTLLLHEVASRAATITPFTVSAVYLVDEGTSDFYLAYSDQQYWKEKIEAATNSFIDSGMFSFALKEGRPVVVHAADLERRVLLHVLETSSRVRGMFVGIFPEGAKNLTAIEMALLSIVCKNCAYAVEVFELYKCFRSGGEDVVAFSDSLPAGVLDIDECGRILFANKIAGKLLGSVATPEKSHFIDFLIPEERDRIASLLISCFAFGVPALEYQTETLAKPQSTMRTQTVLETVEGQKVVSLHITPLQRNGSIVLRGVLAPADEMHTGSELVEGM from the coding sequence ATGGAGAATAAAACAGCACCTTCCGGTGTCGAGTATCTTGAAGATCGAGTCGCGCGACTGGAAGATCAGGCGCGATTTACTCTGGATGCGCTGGAGTTAGCTGCATCACTTGGTGATTTTCAGGTGAGTATCAGTTCGCTGCATGAACCCACACTGTTGTTGCATGAGGTGGCATCGCGTGCGGCAACTATTACACCTTTTACTGTCTCTGCTGTGTATCTGGTTGATGAGGGCACTTCTGACTTTTATTTGGCCTATTCAGACCAGCAGTACTGGAAAGAAAAAATTGAGGCTGCTACCAATTCATTTATTGATAGCGGCATGTTTTCTTTCGCCCTTAAAGAGGGACGTCCGGTTGTAGTACATGCTGCGGATTTAGAGCGCAGAGTACTGCTTCATGTTCTGGAAACATCTTCCCGTGTGCGGGGAATGTTTGTTGGGATTTTTCCTGAAGGGGCAAAAAACCTTACAGCTATAGAAATGGCATTACTTTCTATAGTATGTAAAAACTGTGCCTATGCTGTTGAGGTCTTTGAGCTTTACAAATGTTTTAGAAGCGGTGGCGAAGATGTCGTTGCTTTCTCAGACTCTCTTCCGGCAGGGGTACTTGACATAGACGAATGCGGACGCATTCTTTTTGCAAACAAAATTGCTGGAAAGTTACTGGGCAGTGTTGCTACGCCGGAAAAAAGTCATTTCATAGATTTTCTAATTCCCGAAGAGCGGGATCGCATAGCGTCGCTACTCATCAGTTGCTTCGCTTTTGGTGTGCCTGCTTTAGAATATCAAACAGAAACACTCGCCAAACCTCAAAGCACCATGCGTACCCAGACAGTACTTGAGACTGTTGAGGGGCAGAAGGTTGTAAGTCTTCACATTACCCCGTTACAACGGAACGGCAGTATTGTGTTGCGAGGAGTATTGGCACCAGCAGACGAAATGCATACGGGGTCAGAACTGGTAGAGGGAATGTAG
- a CDS encoding HDOD domain-containing protein: protein MTISSLEVGQTLSGDVHIANGRRLFSSGHVITEQTLRVLKIWGVRELPLEELSDEDFADMLSNEECTVLADRSAGGIQTLYGDIDTEVFPVSCLLKDSIRLANSCGKNCDGFFAYLYPPYSTEIQTVSSNDLVSHVSLDDFFSGYDDFPKDFFTFTNMLNDVYVTSEAVVSAIEKDNKVKCKLLKICDALIHVSNCEVKSIYSCTAFLGNRTVLYLAIMLVYIHHVQESYNSKVIMHHGRCSITTGIAARYIVAAVGVYGRECFFSNGLLRDIGCIFYSRGFASTYDKVRDQVLCSGAELCAVEELYMGMNHAELGGNILKRLGFPASMEKSVREHHISFSEVNTKEYAVMHVAEVIAKALTFDPVYDVPLPSVDLDAWKMLNITEATLSELVNIIYLKSKEIIRLAYGE, encoded by the coding sequence ATGACGATTTCTAGCCTCGAAGTAGGGCAGACTCTCTCTGGTGATGTGCATATTGCCAATGGGAGAAGGCTGTTTTCATCTGGACATGTTATTACCGAGCAGACCTTACGTGTGCTCAAAATTTGGGGTGTAAGAGAGCTTCCACTAGAAGAGCTTTCTGATGAAGATTTTGCGGATATGCTTTCCAATGAAGAATGTACCGTTCTTGCTGACAGATCAGCAGGCGGAATACAAACCTTGTATGGTGATATCGACACTGAAGTATTTCCGGTTTCTTGTTTGCTAAAAGACTCAATTAGACTGGCAAATAGTTGCGGAAAAAATTGTGACGGTTTTTTTGCATATCTGTATCCACCTTATTCGACCGAAATACAGACCGTTAGCAGTAATGACCTTGTATCGCATGTTAGCCTAGACGATTTTTTTTCAGGATATGACGACTTTCCTAAAGACTTTTTCACATTTACGAATATGCTAAATGATGTCTATGTAACATCTGAGGCTGTAGTATCTGCAATAGAGAAAGACAACAAAGTAAAGTGTAAATTGCTTAAGATATGTGATGCTTTGATTCATGTATCAAACTGCGAAGTTAAATCAATTTATAGTTGTACTGCTTTTTTGGGAAACAGGACTGTATTGTATTTGGCAATTATGCTAGTATACATACATCATGTGCAAGAGTCTTATAACTCAAAAGTGATAATGCATCATGGTAGATGCAGCATTACAACAGGTATTGCCGCACGCTATATTGTTGCTGCTGTAGGCGTATATGGAAGAGAATGTTTTTTCTCTAATGGATTGCTACGAGACATAGGTTGTATATTCTACAGCCGTGGCTTTGCATCTACATATGATAAAGTACGTGATCAAGTGCTGTGCAGTGGAGCAGAATTGTGTGCAGTAGAAGAACTGTATATGGGGATGAACCATGCAGAACTTGGTGGCAATATTCTAAAACGGCTTGGTTTTCCTGCTTCTATGGAAAAAAGTGTGCGTGAGCACCATATTTCATTCAGTGAAGTGAATACTAAAGAATACGCTGTAATGCATGTCGCAGAGGTGATTGCAAAGGCACTTACATTTGATCCCGTTTACGATGTTCCTCTACCGTCTGTAGATTTAGATGCGTGGAAAATGTTGAATATTACGGAAGCAACTCTTTCTGAACTTGTGAATATTATTTATCTGAAGTCTAAAGAAATTATACGGTTGGCATATGGAGAATAA
- a CDS encoding CvpA family protein, whose protein sequence is MNYLDLIFIVITGFFCVRGFFRGLILEATSIGGVVGGFILANNYYEQLTIHLESFIDHQWVGVAAYALIFVGVLLVVAIVAGILRKIIGAAGAAWLDYSFGGVLGGAKGLLLCCIILAFTLHFFPNAQVVQTSIIVPHLSLVTDMLRQFIPATL, encoded by the coding sequence ATGAACTATCTTGATCTCATATTTATCGTAATTACTGGATTTTTCTGTGTTCGCGGATTTTTTCGCGGTCTAATTCTGGAAGCAACATCCATTGGCGGCGTTGTTGGTGGCTTTATTCTAGCCAACAATTATTACGAACAGCTTACGATCCATCTTGAATCTTTTATTGACCATCAATGGGTCGGCGTTGCAGCATATGCTCTCATCTTTGTTGGTGTGCTACTTGTTGTCGCCATTGTTGCGGGCATACTCCGTAAAATCATCGGTGCTGCCGGTGCTGCGTGGCTTGATTACTCTTTCGGTGGTGTACTCGGTGGTGCTAAGGGTTTGCTGCTTTGCTGCATTATTCTTGCGTTCACCTTACATTTCTTCCCTAATGCACAGGTCGTACAGACCTCTATTATCGTACCCCATCTAAGCTTAGTAACAGATATGCTACGGCAGTTTATTCCCGCTACGTTATAA